One window of Oceanipulchritudo coccoides genomic DNA carries:
- a CDS encoding VOC family protein — AIAGETLAEAQKHVEQNLGVALQPGGTHDVFATHNALLGLEDGLYLEAIATNPDAAQPQRPRWFDLDR, encoded by the coding sequence TGCCATTGCCGGTGAGACACTGGCGGAGGCACAAAAGCATGTGGAGCAAAACCTTGGTGTGGCACTGCAGCCGGGAGGGACGCATGACGTGTTTGCCACCCACAATGCTCTTTTGGGTTTGGAAGACGGACTATATCTGGAGGCAATTGCCACAAATCCTGACGCAGCGCAGCCGCAACGCCCGCGTTGGTTTGACCTGGACCGTTT